In Propionicimonas paludicola, a single window of DNA contains:
- a CDS encoding ABC transporter permease has translation MSKPARPPARVPGRLPWFATLPALVIGALFTLGPLVVIIAFSFMTRPAQGGGVVYTFTTDAYRTFLFTKSFNGDLVFNSAYLEVFWRSLVQASISTVICFVLAFPLALWIATRSPRAQNLLVLAVTIPFWTNLLVRTYAWILLLAKDGVINQTSKALGLGAHELLYTDLASQLGLIYTFLPFMVLPLYSSLSGFDFRLAEAGYDLGARKRTVLRRIILPMAKPGIISGSLLVFMPALGSYVQPVLLGGGKVLLIGNLIASQFGDSRNWPFGAALSVIILALLGLCLLAVGLWARRSGTKVSLSL, from the coding sequence GTGAGCAAGCCCGCCCGTCCACCGGCCCGGGTGCCCGGGCGATTGCCCTGGTTCGCCACCTTGCCGGCACTGGTGATCGGGGCACTGTTCACCCTGGGCCCGCTCGTGGTGATCATCGCCTTCTCGTTCATGACCAGGCCGGCCCAAGGCGGAGGGGTGGTCTACACGTTCACCACCGATGCCTACCGCACCTTCTTGTTCACCAAGTCCTTCAACGGAGACCTGGTCTTCAACTCGGCCTACCTGGAGGTGTTCTGGCGGTCGCTGGTGCAGGCGTCGATCTCGACGGTGATCTGCTTCGTGCTGGCCTTTCCGCTGGCCTTGTGGATTGCCACGCGAAGCCCTCGAGCGCAGAACCTGCTGGTGTTGGCCGTCACGATCCCGTTCTGGACCAATCTGCTGGTGCGCACCTACGCCTGGATCCTGCTGCTGGCCAAGGACGGTGTGATCAACCAGACCAGCAAGGCCCTCGGACTCGGCGCCCACGAGCTTCTCTACACCGATCTGGCCTCGCAGCTCGGCCTGATCTACACCTTCTTGCCGTTCATGGTTCTGCCGCTGTACTCCTCGCTGTCCGGCTTCGACTTCCGGTTGGCGGAAGCCGGCTATGACCTGGGTGCGCGCAAGCGGACGGTGCTGCGCCGGATCATCCTGCCGATGGCCAAGCCCGGCATCATCTCCGGCTCGCTGCTGGTCTTCATGCCGGCGCTCGGATCGTACGTCCAGCCGGTCCTGCTCGGCGGCGGCAAGGTGCTGCTGATCGGCAACCTGATCGCCTCCCAGTTCGGCGACTCGCGCAACTGGCCCTTCGGGGCCGCCCTTTCGGTGATCATCCTGGCGCTGCTCGGGCTCTGCCTGCTTGCGGTGGGGCTGTGGGCCAGGCGGAGTGGAACGAAGGTGAGCCTTTCCCTATGA
- a CDS encoding DUF3048 domain-containing protein, whose translation MQALSRRTALVTLAGAAGAIATGCAVTSPEQTNPRASVTAPVSAAPTPTPTPTPTVDPRPLAPLTGRPVADAASLAHAAVAVKVSDVQSAHPQYGLNEADIVFAEPNGISYIRLCAVFHSRFAESVGPVRSIRPVDVPLLSPMKPVFGNTAAANWVMRYVASFSKHLENLYSFKAGVHGTGAYTTFPHRARVHSVCCHPDKLRQLATQNTAPPARPYLPFAVGEELPSTQTAGTPARSISVPWGPGDTWNTSYHYDATSRQYLRNEPWGRHVLADGQRVRTDNVIVIRARWGMDKIFEGTGAPDPVVHIINATGTFFYAHQGRCVTGTWTKGAVDELFEFTTDDGSPLKVAPGRTFIELPQHDAKVKLTA comes from the coding sequence ATGCAGGCGTTGAGTCGGCGGACGGCGCTGGTCACTTTGGCCGGTGCTGCGGGGGCGATCGCCACCGGCTGCGCGGTGACCAGTCCGGAGCAGACGAACCCACGGGCCAGTGTGACCGCACCGGTCTCGGCGGCTCCGACGCCCACGCCAACTCCGACCCCCACCGTGGATCCGCGACCGCTCGCACCGCTCACCGGCCGACCGGTCGCCGATGCCGCGTCGCTGGCGCATGCCGCGGTCGCCGTGAAGGTCTCCGACGTGCAGTCGGCCCACCCGCAGTACGGCCTGAACGAGGCGGACATCGTCTTCGCCGAGCCCAACGGGATCAGCTACATCCGGCTGTGCGCGGTCTTCCACTCCCGCTTCGCCGAGTCGGTCGGCCCGGTCCGCTCGATCCGTCCGGTGGACGTGCCGCTGCTCAGCCCGATGAAGCCGGTTTTCGGCAACACAGCGGCAGCCAACTGGGTGATGCGCTACGTGGCCTCATTCAGCAAGCACCTGGAGAACCTCTACTCGTTCAAGGCGGGTGTCCACGGCACCGGCGCCTACACGACCTTCCCGCATCGAGCCCGGGTGCACTCGGTCTGTTGCCACCCCGACAAGCTGCGACAGCTGGCCACCCAGAACACCGCGCCGCCGGCCAGGCCCTATCTTCCGTTCGCGGTCGGCGAGGAACTGCCCTCGACGCAGACTGCCGGCACGCCGGCCCGGAGCATCTCGGTGCCCTGGGGCCCGGGCGACACCTGGAACACCAGCTACCACTACGACGCGACCTCTCGGCAGTACCTGCGCAACGAGCCCTGGGGGCGCCATGTTCTGGCCGATGGTCAGCGGGTCCGCACCGACAACGTGATCGTGATCCGGGCGCGTTGGGGGATGGACAAGATCTTCGAGGGCACCGGAGCGCCCGATCCGGTCGTCCACATCATCAATGCCACCGGCACCTTCTTCTACGCCCACCAGGGCCGCTGTGTGACCGGCACGTGGACCAAGGGTGCGGTCGATGAGCTGTTCGAGTTCACCACGGACGACGGGAGCCCGCTGAAGGTGGCGCCCGGACGCACCTTCATCGAGCTCCCGCAACACGACGCCAAGGTGAAGCTCACCGCCTGA
- a CDS encoding VOC family protein, producing MTTTLSADTRPSRVAIDVADLDAMSDFYSRVLLLDRLDERGGQVWLGRGAETLVELRHRPDLPRGERRSAGLFHTALLQPDQSSLATVLASVSQQTPELFTGSADHLVSQAFYLDDPEGNGVELYVDRPREEWSWQDGRVQMDTIWLDPSVFLAEHLRAQDKVFLETAPDRRGSLPARTVVGHVHLKVGNTAQAKDFYVDTLGFEVTAEMFGALFVSAGGYHHHLAMNTWQSSGVGLRAPALGLGRVDLAVPAAEEVEQVAQRLDRRGLAVRRDADANGPSLEVPDPWGNLVRVTVAGRA from the coding sequence ATGACCACCACACTGTCTGCGGACACTCGACCCAGCCGCGTCGCGATCGACGTCGCCGACCTGGACGCGATGAGCGACTTCTACTCCCGGGTGCTGCTGCTCGATCGCCTCGACGAGCGCGGCGGCCAGGTGTGGCTCGGCCGCGGCGCGGAGACGCTGGTCGAGCTGCGGCACCGTCCGGATCTGCCGAGGGGAGAGCGGCGCAGCGCGGGGTTGTTCCACACCGCGCTGCTGCAGCCCGATCAGTCCAGCCTGGCCACGGTCTTGGCGTCGGTCTCCCAGCAGACCCCCGAGCTGTTCACCGGCAGCGCCGACCACCTGGTCTCGCAGGCCTTCTACCTCGACGATCCCGAAGGCAACGGGGTGGAGCTCTATGTGGACCGCCCGCGCGAGGAGTGGTCCTGGCAGGACGGACGAGTCCAGATGGACACCATCTGGCTGGACCCGTCGGTCTTCCTGGCCGAGCATCTGCGCGCCCAGGACAAGGTGTTCCTGGAGACCGCTCCGGATCGTCGGGGATCGCTGCCGGCGCGCACTGTCGTCGGACACGTCCATCTGAAGGTCGGCAACACCGCTCAGGCCAAGGACTTCTACGTCGACACCCTCGGCTTCGAGGTCACTGCGGAGATGTTCGGGGCGCTGTTCGTCTCGGCCGGCGGCTATCACCACCACCTGGCGATGAACACCTGGCAGAGCTCGGGGGTCGGACTGCGCGCCCCGGCGCTCGGCCTGGGCCGGGTCGATCTGGCAGTGCCGGCGGCTGAGGAGGTAGAGCAGGTCGCTCAGCGACTCGACCGGCGCGGCCTGGCCGTACGCCGGGACGCAGACGCCAACGGACCCAGCCTCGAAGTGCCCGACCCGTGGGGCAACCTGGTCCGAGTGACGGTGGCCGGCCGAGCCTAG
- a CDS encoding aminodeoxychorismate lyase has protein sequence MEQLVAVLGRGVVAADTPLLIADDLGFTRGDGCFDAARLVVGAEGKRVDHLERHLARFARSSALLELPAPDLDAWRALIAEALAAWEVPGEAVLKLLRTRGPERSGAGLTELLTITAASDASAARRGVRAITLNRGYASDAFVDAPWLLGGVKTLSYAVNVAAKREASRRGVDEVIFVSSDGFLLEGPTTGLLVAADDQLWATPTEGTGILPSVTIDAILDEAAAGGVGVSRALFRAEDLPTSQGLWVVSAVRGVLPVLELDGVALPHDPAVTARLAAAAGF, from the coding sequence ATGGAACAGTTGGTGGCCGTGCTCGGGCGAGGCGTCGTGGCGGCCGATACTCCGCTGCTGATCGCCGACGATCTGGGCTTCACCAGGGGTGACGGCTGCTTCGACGCGGCCCGGCTGGTGGTCGGCGCCGAGGGCAAGCGGGTCGATCACCTGGAACGCCATCTGGCCAGGTTCGCCCGTTCATCGGCACTCCTGGAGCTGCCCGCACCCGACCTGGACGCCTGGCGGGCGCTGATCGCCGAGGCGCTGGCGGCCTGGGAAGTCCCGGGCGAGGCCGTGCTCAAGCTGTTGCGCACCCGTGGGCCGGAGCGCTCCGGCGCCGGACTCACCGAGCTCCTCACCATCACAGCGGCCTCGGACGCCTCCGCTGCCCGCCGAGGCGTCCGAGCCATCACGCTGAACCGCGGCTACGCCAGCGACGCCTTCGTGGACGCACCGTGGCTGCTCGGCGGAGTGAAGACCTTGTCGTATGCGGTGAACGTGGCCGCAAAGCGGGAGGCCTCCCGGCGCGGGGTGGACGAGGTGATCTTCGTCTCCTCCGACGGCTTCCTGCTCGAGGGCCCGACCACGGGCCTGCTGGTGGCTGCCGACGACCAGCTGTGGGCCACCCCGACCGAGGGCACCGGAATACTCCCGTCGGTGACCATCGACGCGATCCTGGATGAGGCTGCAGCCGGCGGAGTGGGCGTGAGCCGGGCGCTGTTCCGCGCGGAGGACCTGCCGACCAGCCAAGGGCTGTGGGTGGTCTCCGCAGTCCGCGGCGTCCTGCCGGTGCTCGAACTCGACGGCGTCGCGCTCCCCCACGATCCGGCCGTCACCGCCCGACTGGCCGCCGCAGCCGGCTTCTAG
- a CDS encoding MBL fold metallo-hydrolase — protein sequence MEVLLLGTGAADGIPNVFCRCETCTDYRLRGELRTPTSVLVDGRLLIDPGPEAPRQVTRYGRDLTGLKAILAGHAHDDHLDPSLLMHRSWVSSAPLEVAGPEPVINITSKWLDPAQRAVRMRPLTAGDQVELAGYQVRALAANHHAFGEALCYWISDGSSALLYLTDTGRLSAATLDSLIGCRADLVLLEETFGYVTDRSEQHHHLHSFAETISELRSRGIVDASSRVVAIHLGHDNPPLGQLRDQLALSGAEALPDGTLIVL from the coding sequence ATGGAAGTGCTGCTGTTGGGCACCGGCGCCGCTGACGGCATCCCCAACGTGTTCTGCCGTTGCGAGACCTGCACGGACTACCGCCTGCGCGGCGAACTGCGCACCCCTACCTCGGTACTGGTGGACGGGCGACTGCTGATCGATCCCGGACCCGAGGCGCCCCGTCAGGTGACCCGCTACGGCCGAGACCTCACCGGTCTGAAGGCGATCCTGGCCGGCCACGCCCACGACGACCACCTGGACCCGTCCCTGCTGATGCACCGGTCGTGGGTGAGCTCGGCACCGCTGGAGGTCGCCGGCCCGGAGCCGGTGATCAACATCACCAGCAAGTGGCTGGATCCCGCCCAACGGGCCGTACGGATGCGGCCACTAACCGCCGGCGACCAGGTAGAGCTGGCCGGCTACCAGGTGCGGGCCCTGGCGGCCAACCACCACGCGTTCGGCGAGGCGCTGTGCTACTGGATCAGCGACGGCTCATCGGCGCTGCTCTACCTGACCGACACCGGACGGCTCTCGGCCGCCACCCTCGACTCGCTGATCGGCTGCCGAGCCGACCTGGTGCTGCTCGAAGAGACCTTCGGCTACGTGACCGACCGCAGCGAGCAGCATCACCACCTGCACAGCTTCGCCGAGACGATCTCCGAGCTACGCTCTCGCGGCATCGTCGACGCCAGCAGCCGGGTTGTCGCGATCCATCTGGGTCACGACAACCCGCCGCTGGGCCAACTGCGTGATCAGCTGGCGTTGTCCGGAGCCGAGGCTCTGCCGGACGGCACCCTGATCGTCCTGTGA
- a CDS encoding extracellular solute-binding protein, protein MMRTSKRLASACLLTAASLALTACGGGVSDAPSTAAAPAASVSSSAPAFTPATSGEMTLYTWSDYFPESLAKKFTADTGIKLTVDYYDSNETLEAKLRASNGAGYDVVVPSDYMVQTLVAANLLKEVDAASLPNGKNIEASFLDPYFDPGRKYSVPYLYGTTGYMYDTAKTSKELTSWADYFNAPAELGKVGTMSDQTEVVGAALRAVGGVTCSTDAAQLQAAQDLLKKFKSKVSTINSDGVMDRMVSGEESIAMMWNGASMRARAKKPSLKYVYPKEGMALWQDNFTVPAGAKNVPQALTFLNWMMDPVNSAAAANFQRYGSGISGVNDLLDADMKSAPEIVIPDGYTGAKPVEPCTNEQLTNYTQIWESFKG, encoded by the coding sequence ATGATGAGAACCAGCAAGCGGCTCGCCTCGGCGTGCCTGCTCACCGCAGCTTCGCTCGCGCTCACCGCCTGTGGCGGCGGAGTGAGCGACGCCCCGTCCACCGCTGCCGCACCGGCCGCGTCCGTGTCGTCCAGTGCGCCGGCATTCACTCCCGCCACCAGCGGCGAGATGACCCTGTACACGTGGAGCGACTACTTCCCCGAGTCCTTGGCCAAGAAGTTCACCGCCGACACCGGGATCAAGCTGACGGTCGACTACTACGACTCCAACGAGACCCTGGAAGCCAAGCTGCGTGCCTCGAACGGTGCCGGCTACGACGTGGTGGTTCCCAGCGACTACATGGTGCAGACCCTGGTCGCGGCGAACCTGCTCAAGGAGGTCGACGCGGCCAGCCTGCCCAACGGCAAGAACATCGAAGCCAGCTTCCTCGACCCCTACTTCGATCCAGGTCGCAAGTACTCGGTGCCCTACCTGTACGGCACTACCGGCTACATGTACGACACCGCCAAGACCAGCAAGGAGCTGACCAGCTGGGCCGACTACTTCAATGCGCCGGCCGAGCTGGGCAAGGTGGGCACCATGAGTGACCAGACCGAAGTGGTCGGGGCCGCTCTGCGTGCGGTTGGCGGGGTGACCTGTTCCACCGACGCCGCCCAGCTCCAGGCCGCCCAGGACCTGCTCAAGAAGTTCAAGTCGAAGGTGTCCACCATCAACTCCGACGGCGTGATGGACCGGATGGTCAGCGGCGAGGAGTCGATCGCCATGATGTGGAATGGCGCGTCGATGCGGGCCCGAGCGAAGAAGCCCTCGCTGAAGTACGTCTACCCCAAGGAGGGAATGGCCTTGTGGCAGGACAACTTCACGGTTCCGGCCGGGGCTAAGAATGTGCCGCAGGCGCTCACCTTCCTGAACTGGATGATGGATCCGGTCAACTCTGCAGCTGCCGCCAACTTCCAGCGCTACGGCTCGGGGATCTCCGGGGTCAACGACTTGCTGGACGCCGACATGAAGAGTGCCCCCGAGATCGTGATCCCGGACGGCTACACCGGAGCGAAGCCGGTCGAGCCGTGCACCAATGAGCAGCTGACCAACTACACCCAGATCTGGGAATCGTTCAAGGGCTGA
- the glnA gene encoding type I glutamate--ammonia ligase, with protein sequence MFQGADDLLAYIKDEAVETVDVRFCDLPGVMQHFTVPADFFDADVFENGLSFDGSSIRGFQKIHESDMTLMPDPTTAFIDPFRKSKTLALNFFVHDPLTKEAYSRDPRNIARKAENYLASTGIGDTAFMGPEAEFYVFDSARFETKQNASFYYIDSEAGAWNTGAESDGDGRGNRGYKVKYKGGYFPVPPVDHFSDLRDDMVRNLIGVGLTIERAHHEVGTAGQSEIATKFDTMLTAADNLMKYKYIVKNTAWAAGKTATFMPKPIFGDNGSGMHVHQSIWKGGQPLFFDEAGYANLSDLARWYIGGLLKHAPAVLAFTNPTVNSYHRLVPGFEAPVNLVYSSRNRSASIRIPITGSNPKAKRIEFRCPDPSSNPYLAFPAMLLAGLDGIQNKIEPVAPVDKDLYELPPEEHALVPTVPGSLGDVLDALEADHDFLLAGDVFTSDLIATWIEMKRADIDAIRLRPHPHEFEMYYDL encoded by the coding sequence ATGTTCCAAGGCGCCGACGACCTGTTGGCCTACATCAAGGACGAGGCTGTCGAGACCGTCGACGTCCGGTTCTGCGACCTTCCCGGTGTGATGCAGCACTTCACCGTGCCCGCCGATTTCTTCGACGCTGACGTGTTCGAGAACGGCCTCTCCTTCGACGGCTCCTCGATCCGTGGCTTCCAGAAGATCCACGAGTCCGACATGACCCTCATGCCCGACCCGACCACGGCCTTCATCGACCCGTTCCGCAAGTCGAAGACGCTGGCGCTGAACTTCTTCGTTCACGACCCGTTGACCAAGGAGGCCTACAGCCGCGACCCGCGCAACATCGCGCGCAAGGCTGAGAACTACCTGGCCTCCACCGGCATCGGCGACACCGCGTTCATGGGCCCCGAGGCTGAGTTCTACGTGTTCGACTCGGCCCGCTTCGAGACCAAGCAGAACGCCTCCTTCTACTACATCGACTCCGAGGCCGGCGCGTGGAATACCGGCGCTGAGTCCGATGGCGACGGTCGCGGCAACCGCGGCTACAAGGTCAAGTACAAGGGCGGATACTTCCCGGTTCCCCCGGTAGACCACTTCTCCGACCTGCGCGACGACATGGTGCGCAACCTGATCGGTGTCGGTCTGACCATCGAGCGCGCGCACCACGAGGTGGGCACCGCCGGTCAGAGCGAGATCGCCACCAAGTTCGACACCATGCTGACCGCGGCCGACAACCTGATGAAGTACAAGTACATCGTCAAGAACACCGCGTGGGCCGCCGGCAAGACCGCGACCTTCATGCCGAAGCCGATCTTCGGTGACAACGGCTCGGGCATGCACGTCCACCAGTCGATCTGGAAGGGCGGCCAGCCGCTGTTCTTCGACGAGGCCGGCTACGCCAACCTGTCCGACCTGGCCCGCTGGTACATCGGTGGTCTGCTGAAGCACGCTCCGGCCGTCCTGGCGTTCACCAACCCGACCGTGAACTCTTACCACCGCCTGGTGCCGGGCTTCGAGGCTCCGGTCAACCTGGTCTACTCCAGCCGCAACCGTTCGGCCTCCATCCGGATCCCGATCACCGGCTCGAACCCGAAGGCCAAGCGCATCGAGTTCCGTTGCCCCGACCCGTCGTCCAACCCGTACCTGGCCTTCCCGGCCATGCTGCTGGCTGGCCTCGACGGCATCCAGAACAAGATCGAGCCGGTTGCTCCGGTCGACAAGGACCTCTACGAGCTGCCCCCGGAGGAGCACGCTCTGGTTCCCACCGTCCCAGGCTCCCTGGGCGACGTGCTGGACGCGCTGGAAGCCGACCACGACTTCCTGCTGGCCGGCGACGTGTTCACCTCCGATCTGATCGCCACCTGGATCGAGATGAAGCGGGCCGACATCGACGCCATTCGGCTTCGTCCGCACCCGCACGAGTTCGAGATGTACTACGACCTGTGA
- a CDS encoding class I SAM-dependent methyltransferase yields the protein MIEPNSAASLSALLSAAARAAHELVDRPPHLLQDPDARALCALFEPSPLSYQLAQPEQPVLATARISTAARAGFARAALERSGLTQLVLLGAGLDSSVSRGFEIDTWVVDRPEVLAWRAELFGQAGITDAAHPVPADLAADDLLPALAAAGLDVTRPVFVAALGLVMYLTDGDLQALLGRLAPLPGGSRLVVDSIVPAALRDQAGRAYADAITGSIGGREPWHCTPHPDQLAGWLQDAGWRPEQLPIEADWVPEPFWAANPQLGRNRLSVLVEAVRC from the coding sequence GTGATTGAACCGAATAGCGCAGCGTCGCTCTCCGCACTGTTGTCCGCGGCCGCCCGAGCCGCCCACGAGCTGGTCGACCGGCCCCCACATCTCCTGCAAGATCCGGACGCGCGCGCTCTGTGCGCCCTGTTTGAGCCGTCCCCGCTGAGCTACCAGCTGGCCCAGCCGGAGCAGCCGGTGTTGGCCACGGCTCGGATCTCCACGGCCGCCCGGGCCGGCTTCGCTCGCGCAGCCCTGGAGCGCAGCGGGCTGACTCAACTCGTCCTGCTCGGCGCCGGGCTGGACTCATCGGTCTCCCGCGGGTTCGAGATCGACACCTGGGTGGTGGATCGCCCCGAGGTTCTGGCCTGGCGCGCCGAGCTGTTCGGCCAAGCCGGCATCACCGACGCCGCGCATCCAGTGCCGGCCGACCTGGCCGCCGACGACCTGCTACCCGCTCTGGCTGCGGCGGGTCTCGACGTCACCCGGCCGGTCTTCGTGGCCGCGCTCGGGCTGGTCATGTACCTCACCGACGGCGATCTACAGGCACTGCTGGGACGCCTGGCGCCGCTGCCCGGCGGGTCGCGGCTGGTCGTCGACAGCATCGTCCCCGCCGCGCTCCGCGATCAGGCCGGACGCGCCTACGCCGATGCGATCACCGGCAGCATCGGCGGGCGGGAGCCATGGCACTGCACGCCCCACCCGGACCAGCTGGCCGGCTGGCTGCAGGACGCCGGATGGCGTCCCGAGCAGCTGCCGATCGAGGCCGACTGGGTGCCGGAGCCGTTCTGGGCGGCCAACCCACAGCTGGGCCGCAACCGGCTGTCGGTGCTCGTCGAGGCCGTCCGCTGCTGA
- a CDS encoding amidohydrolase has product MTNDLLFIGGQVWLGPDRRDTALAVSAGRITALGAEAEAAGATTVIDLAGGLLLPAFSDGHCHPTQAGLEMFGPAIAGLGSVEAILTEVARYAADHPELEWIVGGTYDPALVPGGSFHASWLDEIVPDRPVLLHATDHHTVWCNSAALRLAGVDADTPDPDTGMIDRFEDGTPVGTLREPPAYSLVEQYAPEPSLEAKAEALKLACQAQAAVGLTWMQDAWVEEGGHLPYLALLKRGELSVRSDLGWLLVPDRWRDQLPVILAQRAEVEAAGAPELLTGVAVKFFADGVIESGTAEMLEPYDDSHHHGMPVWQPDELAAAVAAIDALGFQIHIHAIGDAAVRHSLDAIQQAVDTNPAWDRRPVITHVQIAEAADLERFVDLNVTAAMQTYWAQRDPLMELLTAPRLGPERTDRQYQVGTMAKLGVRMSIASDWPVSTNSPVEAITVAATRQTHEGLPEGGWVPEERLPLEQGLLAATAGGAYQGFTEGFRGRLEVGLAADLVWLDRDITVGAPLRAREAAVLGTWLDGVPTYQA; this is encoded by the coding sequence ATGACGAATGACCTGCTGTTCATCGGTGGTCAGGTCTGGCTGGGTCCGGACCGGCGCGATACCGCACTCGCGGTGTCCGCCGGCCGGATCACGGCCCTTGGCGCGGAGGCGGAAGCCGCCGGGGCCACGACCGTGATCGACTTGGCCGGCGGCCTACTGCTGCCTGCCTTCAGCGACGGCCACTGCCACCCCACTCAGGCCGGCCTGGAGATGTTCGGGCCGGCGATCGCCGGTCTGGGCTCGGTCGAGGCCATCCTGACCGAAGTCGCACGCTATGCCGCCGATCATCCGGAACTGGAGTGGATCGTCGGGGGAACCTATGACCCGGCCCTGGTGCCCGGCGGTTCCTTCCATGCCTCCTGGCTGGACGAGATCGTCCCCGATCGTCCCGTGCTGCTGCACGCCACCGATCACCACACCGTGTGGTGCAACTCGGCGGCGCTGCGCCTGGCTGGAGTGGACGCCGACACCCCCGACCCGGACACCGGGATGATCGACCGGTTCGAGGACGGCACCCCGGTCGGCACCCTGCGCGAACCACCGGCCTACAGCCTGGTCGAGCAGTACGCGCCAGAACCGTCCCTCGAGGCGAAGGCCGAGGCGCTGAAGCTCGCCTGCCAGGCGCAAGCGGCGGTCGGACTGACCTGGATGCAGGACGCGTGGGTGGAGGAGGGCGGACACCTGCCCTACCTGGCACTGCTCAAGCGTGGCGAGCTCTCGGTCCGCTCCGACCTCGGTTGGCTGCTGGTGCCCGATCGCTGGCGTGACCAGCTGCCGGTGATCCTCGCGCAGCGGGCAGAGGTGGAGGCGGCCGGTGCCCCCGAGTTGTTGACGGGGGTCGCGGTGAAGTTCTTCGCCGACGGGGTGATCGAGTCCGGAACCGCCGAGATGCTCGAGCCCTACGACGACTCCCACCACCATGGGATGCCCGTGTGGCAGCCGGACGAGCTGGCCGCGGCGGTCGCCGCGATTGACGCGCTGGGCTTCCAGATCCACATCCACGCGATCGGTGACGCGGCCGTCCGGCACTCCCTGGACGCCATCCAGCAAGCAGTCGACACCAATCCGGCGTGGGATCGGCGTCCGGTGATCACCCACGTCCAGATCGCCGAGGCTGCCGACCTCGAACGGTTCGTCGACCTCAACGTCACTGCCGCCATGCAGACCTACTGGGCTCAGCGGGATCCGCTGATGGAGCTGCTCACCGCGCCTCGGCTGGGCCCGGAGCGGACCGATCGGCAGTACCAGGTCGGCACCATGGCCAAACTCGGCGTGCGGATGTCGATCGCCAGCGATTGGCCGGTGTCGACGAACTCACCGGTCGAAGCCATCACTGTGGCTGCCACCCGGCAGACCCACGAGGGGCTGCCCGAGGGCGGCTGGGTGCCCGAGGAGCGGTTGCCGCTGGAGCAGGGCCTGCTGGCCGCGACGGCCGGAGGCGCCTATCAGGGCTTCACCGAGGGCTTCCGGGGACGCCTGGAGGTCGGGCTGGCCGCCGACCTGGTCTGGCTGGACCGGGACATCACCGTGGGGGCGCCGCTGCGCGCTCGGGAGGCCGCCGTCCTGGGCACCTGGCTGGACGGAGTGCCGACCTACCAGGCCTAG
- a CDS encoding ABC transporter permease, which produces MSELITAGRKRVPRALDSRSFPGVGPVAIAALVFLYLPMLVTTIYAFNSGDQALVWEGFSTHWFGYVLTNHTMIDTAVTSVQLAAAATLTAVVMALAFALAVDGLRRRGSALANALMAAPLVIPEVVLAVATLAFIRMIGLQPGFLSLYLAHTTFCIPFALMPIRSRLDGIGREVFEAGADLGATAVPMLWRITLPLLVPGLVSGALLSFVISMDDFIISSFLSSAGSTTLPVYLYGLIRRGPTPAINVVALLLLALAVVVTSFTYLAPKKKRSES; this is translated from the coding sequence ATGAGCGAACTGATCACGGCCGGACGCAAGCGCGTCCCGCGAGCTCTGGACAGCCGGTCCTTCCCCGGCGTCGGCCCGGTGGCGATCGCCGCCTTGGTCTTTCTCTACCTGCCGATGCTGGTGACGACCATCTACGCATTCAACTCCGGCGACCAGGCCCTGGTCTGGGAGGGCTTCTCCACCCACTGGTTCGGCTACGTGCTGACCAACCACACCATGATCGACACGGCCGTCACCTCGGTTCAGCTCGCCGCCGCGGCCACCCTCACCGCTGTGGTCATGGCCTTGGCCTTCGCCCTCGCCGTGGACGGGCTGCGCCGGCGCGGCTCGGCGCTGGCCAATGCGCTCATGGCCGCTCCGCTGGTCATCCCCGAGGTAGTCCTGGCGGTTGCCACGCTGGCCTTCATCCGGATGATCGGACTGCAGCCCGGCTTCCTCTCGCTCTACCTGGCCCACACCACGTTCTGCATCCCGTTCGCGCTGATGCCGATCCGGTCCCGGCTGGACGGGATCGGCCGGGAGGTCTTCGAGGCCGGCGCCGACCTGGGCGCCACCGCCGTGCCGATGCTCTGGCGAATCACCTTGCCCCTGCTGGTGCCGGGGCTGGTCTCCGGCGCCTTGCTGAGCTTCGTCATCTCGATGGACGACTTCATCATCTCCAGCTTCCTTTCCTCGGCCGGATCGACGACCTTGCCGGTCTACCTCTACGGCCTGATCCGTCGCGGCCCCACACCGGCCATCAATGTGGTCGCCCTGCTCCTGCTCGCCCTCGCCGTCGTCGTCACCTCCTTCACCTACCTGGCCCCGAAGAAGAAAAGGTCCGAATCATGA